Below is a window of Macadamia integrifolia cultivar HAES 741 chromosome 8, SCU_Mint_v3, whole genome shotgun sequence DNA.
AAATTTAGACAACATACATGTGACGCATTTGCACCATTAAATGGGGACGGAGGGAAAAAAACAAACAGCAGCAACATGACTGACTAACTGCTATAAATCACAGATTCATACTTGTAACAAATCTCGATTGTAAAAGACATTGATAAAAAGAGCTTTCATTTATTTGGCTGCCTTTGGGTACCCAGAAATTTAAGGTTTACCAATGGAAAAACAAAGCGGAAAAGCCATGTCCATAATCACTTTTACGGGGGGAAATATCACttcttccaatatttttccATCACAAAACTCTTCGATTACGGATACCAAAACTTAACCAAACTTAACCGTACTCAGAGtcgagaaggaaaggaagaggtTGAAAAATAGTGCACTGTGACAAACTAAATCAAATAacagggaggggggggggggggggaggaactGTTTCCCATAACTCCAGGGGGTAATTGGAAATACAACAACTCCATTGCCTGAAGCAAATCCTTAGGTAAGTAAATAACCATACATGGCCATCTCATGTAGCAAGGATGGTAGAGCCAAGGTGCATTAAGACAGCTAGGTTTTAACAGTAGATATGGATGATGCTGCAACACTGAAACTATAGCTTTCTATAGTACTTAATCGAACAAAAGCTCTACACAAGACACACTATAGCTGTAAATACCAAATTTCAAAACACCCAAGAGGATCAAATATTGAGAACATgtatgaaacagaaaaataaccTGCACGGAAATCCTCTTCTCATTGTAGACAGCCTCCCCGGGAACCATGTTTTTAGTGACGAGAGCATCTTCTTTGCCCTTAGCAATGAACACCCCTTCGTGTCTATGGGGTTCGACGACGACCCTATTCCCCCCTTTCATTCCACCACCGCGGCCACCACGGCCCCTTCCACCGCCACGGCCACCACCGCGGCCTCTCCCACCGCCGTCTCCACCTCTTCCCccacctcctcttcctcttccccgTCCTCCATCACTTCTTCCCCTGAATCCACCCCCACCTCGGCCTACAAGTCAGTGAAAACGATGAGATTCGCAGTACTACTACTTAAAATGCAGGAGATTGAAAAGCTGGACATTATCTTCTTCTACTTACTCTGGTCACTCGATAAACCTTAATATAGAGAAAGAGATTGAATGTAGCAGGTAGTTTACCTCTTGGAGGTCTCATCTCTGTGACTTCGAGCGGATTAGCAGGACGATTATAGAAGAGGTAAAAAGATAGGAAACGCTCACATTCCTTCAGGTGatctggttttagggttttataggGAGAAGAATTAAGTTTATAGGCGTGAAAAGTGAGCGCCCGCTTGATAACATTTCTTCTCCAAGAAATGACATGAACATAAATTTTAGggtctgtttgataacgtttcaaagaacgcgtttctgtcgtttctgtttttagaaatagtaaaaacagagcaaaaagcatttgataaaattattttgtttcacttatttttagaaatagaaatatgaatttttacttatttatgatttaagAAACGACCCAGTCAAAACAAATTCaacttgtttcatcgtttctgaaaacgacttgtggcaattctttcactggttaccatcgacttctaaaaacatgacttattaaacaccttcaattccgtttatgtttctagaaacataaatttatgtttctgtcatttcttgaaacagaaacggcagaaacattatcaaacaggcTCTTAGTTTCTATAAATAAATATGGAATTGAATGTGATTGATAATTTATGTTcctagaagtcgatggtaaccaacGAAAAAATATTCACGAGTCGttttaaaaaatgatgaaacaagttTTCTTAAAACATAAAtaggtaaaattttcaatttctctttctgaaaacaagtgaaacgaaataattttatcaaacgctttttattctgtttctgcTGTCTCTATTATTAAACGGGCCCTTAAGTACTTATTCATTCTGTTTTATTTACCCATCAttatttttgagagaaaaataaaaattaaattttttttttagagaaattaCATGATGACATATATTAGGTTTTAGGGACTTAAAAATGTGAGGATGATATGTAAATGATAAATGAACATTATATTGGGCAGTATTATAAACTAAAATTCAATATTGTGTAATCTTGTTAATTAGCAAGTGAGAAATCTGGTAAGATGCAACCAAATTGTGTAATCCCGTTATTTTCTTGAATTTATGATCTTTGTGATGGAAAACTAACTTGCACCCAAAGTTTTAGGTTTTTCTttagagatttttcttttatataaaattttagGTTTTCGTTTAGAGATTACATATTGATAAATGTCGTGTTTTTCGTTCAATTGAAATCGAGACTGATTGGCAAATTTTAATCTACCCTCCAGGCTCCCTCAATCTAGGCCTTGCTTTATGATGTTCCTTTATTACATGTTTTGGTGACTTCTCACTATCTACCATGAGCTTCTGCCATCTtatgtttttattattattttttaagataAATAAAGCTATCTTATTGACACATGAAACACTCAAACATACTAGGGTAGAAAAGATAATGTTTTCCCCCTACCAatcatgcattgaagatgctcacACACATGTTTTTATTGGTCCGTATATAAATAGGGTAGCGTTCTTTCTCcaatattttttatgtaaacTACTTAAAAGACTATAATGACTAATAAAGCAAGATAATCTTCACATGGAGCGTGCATGAGGTTGAGGGCCTTGAGATAATCATTACCTATCTTTAAGTTATTATTTGATGTTTGTATCATTACATAGAACAAGACCGTACATCTACAGCCTGTAGGTTAGGATTAaagtaggggtgaaatagggtcgggttgggccgagtttctcaaaaccctaacccaacccaaggtttcaaaactcaacccaaccctaacccaaccctaccggGTTCATGCTCAAGCCCAACCCTACAAGgctcagggttgggtcgggttgaccctaGCTAGTCctcttagtggaatcacattccgATAAGTATGATTCAATTCCGATATCAATTCCAATTCTAATTCTTCAAACCTTCAAACTCTAAAAAACATTGAACGTAATGCCCCCTAAATTCTTTTGGCATGTGCTAAAAGTTTAAAGAGAAAGGGTCCCTTCTACTAATGAAGTTCTCTTGTCTGACTTTTCAAAAGCTTAGGAAAGCTTTCTTGTACTGTTTTAGttactttatttattcataCAACATGATGCAATGACATTATGGACCGAATTAAATCTTAGCCACAATGGAAGTCCATGTGGGCCAAACCCGACCCAAAATATTAGGCAGGTGGAGCTGTTTCCTGTCAATATGTGCAATATTCCAgtgtaattaaaaaataaaaaacattttcaattctaaaATTCAATAATTCCATTTATTACAATAGAGAACTCAAAAGTGAATGCAAATTCTAATGTAAAAGAGAAACGAGACTTGTTCTTAAGAGATGGGTTTTGCCTTTGACTTTGTGCTCTCTTTTTTGGCTATATTATTCTCTATTATATTATTGTTACACAAGAAACTCCCTTGACTGGGAGAGACACTTGCATTCTATAAAGTACAATAATAATCAGGATTAGACTCAGGGCGAGTTAGGGTCGGGCTGGGTTTTCTATGCCTTAACCGAGGCCAAGCCCAATCCCACACAGGATTGAGTCGGGTTGGCCATCATAGTCGGATTAAATAGGGTTTGGGCTCAGGGCGGGTTAGGACGGGTTCGGATCATCaaggctaaacttacacccctagattaaagcctaaaactagaattgaaaatattacttttATGTCTCTTATCAATTTTTgtagttatttatttagtttttttaatgacaaataagcaaaaaaaaaaaatatttaaatgtaactttttcctctttttagaAATTAAACACTTGACGTAACTTAAACCTTATGTAATTAATCACTTAAATCATCTTATAGAGTTATggtctaagttttttttttttttttgtttaagttATGTCTTCGATATAGTATATGATAGAAAACTTATATTCAGTTTACTTTACCACTTCTTATGCTATTCTTTATCTACTTAAAGTGATATTAgagaattttatattattaagaGTTTGTCATGATTTACATATTGTGTTTTAAAATAGTGAAATCAACAACACTAgaaattaaatgaatgattgatTGCTCAAGATCATTAGTGGATGTTAACAAAAGAACCAATACTAGAACCAACTAATGCCTTAATACAAAACCCGAATAAGAACCATATCAAAACCGGACAAATTTGATACGGGTATAAATTTTTACAACCAAAACGAAATCGGATCCAATTATGATAGAActaaaaccgaaaccgaacaAAATATCTAGATACGTACCAATTGACACCCCAGCATTGACAGCTGGTTTtcgtttttaatatttttagttCTTTCCAAccaaagaacagaaaaaatgaCAGGACAATAATCTTCGTATATCACTTGCAAATGGGTTTAATTGGGAATCTGTCGTCTCTGCTAGGGGAATACAAACTAAGAGATCAAAGGGAAGCCGATCCGTGGTCGGCTGCTTAGTGCAGTCGGTTGGCGCGCTCGTTATTAAATTATCCGAATTAAACGTGAATAATTATGCAGAAcagatttttattgaattttacgaataatttGGTCCgaatctgaatcaaataaaaagttctgaaaaattctcaaattttatagatttttttaaaatttatgatttatgaataATTCGGCCAAACTGAATTTTAtcccatataaatatatatatatatatatatcttgaataagtcaataaacctttagaaaatagtgtgattattatgcatttattatcttaatgttacttttcttcttttttttacaaaaaccgACAAAGCTTATTTTTTCTGAGataatctctcacacttcttaaaaaaaataataataataataaaatctttcACCTCactttggtttgactaagtcttacagTCATTATTCGTTactctctagtctttaaggtgaacatgcacGGTGGGTGACTTGGGTCtagctgaatttgtgctcagtCCCCCCCTTTCAGTCTATCTTtttctgattcaattatttgagtaataggaaatgagtttagaaaaaaaaaaattgactaaacataatattttgatctttaaaatttaaaattttaatttttatatcatttgtattttacgtacatatgataatttgtagataatatgaaacaagtattgcaaatattaaaaataacatccaaattttttgtcggctttttatttttgtaaatgaataattctcgaatctaAATCCAAACTCCAATTTTATAATCTCCGCTTTTTTGATCGATATTTTAACTGAatcattgaattaatgaaacgaaTTAATCCGAATACATctgaataattcccaaatccgaatTTAATAATTATGGTTGGTGTAAAGTACAACACTAGCGGCACGGtaagtcaagaatcaagatccTGTTCCACATTAACCATCTTCATTTGGAAGCCCATCCAAATGTAATGAGTTTTCTCTGTAGCAGTCAATAATCAAGATCCGGTTCCAcacatagttagtaagttcgggGACGGCAATAATACGGGAATGGATACAAATGGCGATTAAATGGACCATATGATAATAATACGTTTCAAAAAATCCGGTGCAATAAAATGCATGCGGCAATGATAAGGTACGTGTTTAATACAGTTGCCCTGTAAAAATCCGGGAACAAAAATCCGAGACtaaaatgattgtttgaaactaaattctaatctaaCATGCTATTATGGACACTAAAATTCAATCTGATTTTCCAATTTaaaatcatttcccattcttttgaatttttccatttaatattaattacatttaacccctaaaaagggTATGGTAGAAAGAACCAAGAGGAGAATcaaatctcatctcatctcgtaacttttacatgttatcttcttcttcttggtacgaAAACAAGGTTCAAGAATATGGAGAATTAGTGTTCGCAATCATTCATCCCAGAGATGcgcttggattttcttgaaatttccatggGGGTACAATCTAAGACCAGTCACGAatcaattttaaggctcaagaacctcctcccttcaactcctttgatttctcatatgcAGTATTGCAAGAACAGAGGGAAGAGAACACCTGTgtcatttctctctttctaattcttcacattgtccGACTACAACTATTTTTGTAAATAATTATCGGTCAAATTCAAATAATgattgtatgctaaatttcctagaaaggttttcatttcaaccccttttggagaatcccacccttggccatctttgtccatgtgagtcatctcctttgaatctttcttgcttctcgttaaaaattatttacaaatgCTATCACCCTCGAttgaattttcaactaccaatggaaagagaaacggagaagaggaatGGTTGATTAGGTTTTCAACAATCGATgggaagagaaatagagaaaagaatgaGAGCAGAGGTATTGATGTCTTACCTATTGCCCTCAGTCGCTGGCCACCGAGAACggagatggaggagaaggggtcATTGGTTCCTCCTTTCtttggtttacttagatgaTGGGAGAAGAAAGTTATAGTTTTGATCGATTAGGATTCCTGATAGAAGACAAGGGTCAGGAATCATGATTTGGCCCATTTGAGttaatctcaattttttttttaacccaaaagttttattaagtatataatgtattattcGTGTATAATACAGTTATCTTTAAAAGCCGCATATTAAACGGTTTTTTTAGAGTGCTATGCCAAAATAcaaacttttgaattaaacATTTAGATGCACATATTATACGTGTATAATACATGTATTTTACTATGGTTCCACAGCAATCCTCTTCATTTGGAAGCCCATCCAAACGTAACGAGTTATCTCTGTAGCATTCAAAATGGCCATTAAGGTCACGTCTGCACAGAAATTAGTTTGTGCCCAACTCTGCAATGTGGTGATTTCCTTTAAAAGCTTCTTAAGATTTTCAATCTCTGAGACAATCTTATGGTCTGAACAATCCACAATAGTTCAACAAAGCAGAGATTTGATATGTAATCCATCCAAATCATTCTCTATTTCAGACTTGGCCAAATCAACCTTGCACAAGGCATAACTAGGTGTCTGGCTAATAGGTTCCATGGTTAACAGATCATTAAAGAAAACTTACACCTTGTGCTTTAAAAAGTTGGGATACAGAGAAGAATTCATGTTTGGAAAGCCACTAGTAAAACACCTCCCAGTATAGCAAAAGGTGTTATCAGCGAAACTTCCATAGTTACTATGTCCTTCCCATGGATCAGATAAACACCAAAAATAGTTTTATCTGGGATTATGAAGGCACAATGCATAAAGGTTAAGCAGCATTTAATCATTTACAACTAAGCACTATAAGGAAAACAGGGGGGAGGGGCGAGATGGTGAAAATCCCATGGCAACATTAATTCTTAGGGAAGAAAAATAACAGCATCAAATCTTCaacaagtaaaataaaatagtttCTTCAATTATGTCTCTCTGAAAATTCCAACTTTAAATACTACTGATTCAAACCATAATTAGAACCTACAAGAAGTCAAAACAATGGCGATGGAAAATATTCTCTACCAAAATTACAAGTGGTCACACCAGGTGAATTTTATGATGCAACTTTCTGTTTCTTGGGCATCCGGTATCCACCAACCACACAAGCATGATCTCGCTCAAATGGCTCAAGTGTAACCTGCTCAGATGGTTTGAATTGATTCTCCTGCAGTTTCTTCACTTCTTGAGCAAACACCGCTTCAGCAGGAACGGTAGAATCTATGCAGTTTGcctgaaaaaaagagaaatataaaaGATGTGATTtatgatgaaatttttttccccaaaacaaAAAGTATGGATTCATTAGCAGAAACATCAAATCTAATTTCAAATGCTTCATCCAAGTCAAAGTAAAAGCATCCAACTACTAGTCCATTTAGCAAAAAGAGAAGCATACTATGTCCatgaattaaatgaaaaatactTAAAAAGAATATTCCAATGAACAAACCTTAATTGATATAATAAAATGTCCTTCATTTTTCAGGAAATATGAAGCATTCAGAGATAAAATCCTTGCctgccaaaaaaaattaaaaaattgccATCAGATAGACTCAAGCAGTATATAATGTTCGAATCTGACAGCATCAATTGGTTGCTTATAATTGACTATCTCCAAGATGCCAGGAGTCTATATGATGGGACTGGAAATGAATCACCAATACAAGCTGAAACAAAAGTATAAATACCTGCAAAATCAAGCAAAGCAACAAAAAGACTATGTCCCATGCAATCCAACAAGAAATAAAAGGTGATGGTATTGGGTGACAATTAACTCACCCCAACAATATAAGAACTCACTGAGGTTAGCATCAGCGGAATAAGGGAAGTGGGGAAATGATAACAGTGACATGCATCAGTGTTCTACACTGCAACAATAAAGGGGGTAGATGGAATCATGGAAGGACCATACCTGAACCATTGAAGTGAAAAATAGGCTGGTGTCTGATCCATATCATATATACCCATTATTTACAAATAAAAAGAGGCTGACCAACAATTGATTACCAATCAAAACTAGaactgacttttttttttccttccaatcAAAAGGTATGAAGACAACataaaggaaagtaaaataGGGGAGAACCACGACTCACTTTTGATTTACTAAATCTTCAACAATTAACAATACAATACAAGAGtatagaaaatacaaaaaaataataataataaaaaaaataaaaataaaacattttaaAAACTATAATAGGAATTTGCATCAGAAACTCAGGATTACATCACACACAAGGTCATGAAGGGGAATCCGAGTATCTCATCATCTGCTAGTTCTCAGAAAACTGAGTGAAATAAGTGCAAAGAAAttattttaaagaaataaaaatcattggGATCTCAAAGCATTAACTATTTAGCTCTGATGTATTCCACAAGAAACAGAACACAGAAGACGTGTCTTCAAGATCCCAGTGCAAGAAAAACGTctgaacaattaaaaaaaaaaatcaaaataaactaCAAAGTCTACATCCCAAGTCAACTGATATTGATGTATCCACCTTACCATATGATTAAGAATGATAACGAAGTAGATAAGGAAATAACGACTCCAATTTTGACACAATTACTTAACATAGACAAAAAAAGGCAACATActaataaataataagaaaaatgaggcatatttaaaatgaaaatgaataaaaatataaggTAATAATAAGttggggaaaaagaagagaatattACATAATGATAAACTAATATccaagaagtaaaaaaaaaacaccagagTTGCTGTGACCTGATGAGTCAAAGAgtcatgaagagagaaaaacccAAACAGATCAAGAAACAAAGTCATATCCTTTACAACCTATGGTATTCAAAAACTATTTACTGAATCCAGTTACTGTAACATAATAAGAAatacatataaataaataaacagaaaggaaataaaatcgAGTACAATTGGATGAAAATGCAgacagaaacaaaaataaacaacaaaaaagggGAATATGTTGATCGAGCAACATTGATAACCAGACAATATTGTACAGAACATCTAAAAGATTAACTCTtcttaataaaaattatttgcaaACCCAACTTTCTCATCCAGTAGGGTCAGAACATACCTGATCAGGTTGAGCAACATCAGAAAATATCACATCCACCATGCCTACCAACATACGATACTTTGCAGGATGTCTAGCATCTTCAATGATTGGTATAATGTTTGTGCGCTTCTTAGCCATGTTGACCAAGTCCCTTCCACTTCTATGAGAAAATTCCACCGCATAGACCACCCCAgtctataaaaaatgaaatgaagacaaattgcaatgggaagggtTGGAGGGGTGGGGACATTAAGCACATTAAGAGCAATCACTCACCAAAAACCACAGATAAAGAGAACTTAACAATGTTAATCACAAGGCTCACTTACAGGTCCAACGATATCAGAGACGTGAGAAACTGTGGTCCCTGAAGCAGCTCCAAGGTAGAGAACACGAGCTCCAGGAAccttttataagaaaatataaagaatATAAACAAACAATGAAAAGCAAAACCTTGACAAGGAAAAGCTGAAATTGTGAATAGAAGAATGAACCCCAAAAAATTGTgggaaaaaaaggaacaaaaagaataagagaATGAGGTTGCATATTGCACTCAAAAACCAAAGTATGACCAAGTGACTGCACTCACAATCCAGACATTATCGACACCGCCGAGAATTGCAGCTGCCAGCTTTGAGCGGAAGGGGTTCCAAATTCTATATTCAACTTTTGTTCCATCTTCGTTCTAGATAcacaaaccaaaaaataaaagaagttaAACAAAAACGTAGAACCAACACAAATATAGACAATGTATACAAGTTAAAAATCAAACAACAGCAACATGACTAACCGCAATAAATCGGACTCATACTTGTAAGAAATCTAGATTGTTAACATTGACAATATAGATAAAATAACTTTAATAAGTTCACATAAGGTTGAAGAGCTTTCATTCATTCGGCTGCCTTCTGGTGCTACCCATAAATTTAAGGTCTACCAGTGGAGATACACGGCGGAAAAGCCAAATCTGTAATAAACTTTCCCCGATAAAATCTcacaaagaaaaggaagaggattCAAAAATAGTGAGCTGTATCTAACTCAAATCAAATCACAGACAAAGCTGTGATTGAAATGCAGCAAACCCCTTGCCTGAAGTAAAACTGTAGGTAAGTAAATAACCTCATGATAGAGCCAAGGTGCATTAAGAAAGCTAAGCTTTAGTAGTAGATTTGGATGATACTGCAAGGCTAAAACTGTAGCACTCTATATCACTTAATCGAACAAAAGCTCCACGATAGATACTATAGTTGCAGATACTAACTCTTGAAACAACCCATAGGATAAAATCTAATAACCAGCTAGCATTATAACAATGAGAGACACCCATTAAGGATGGATGAACTGAATAAAGAACATCACAGTCAGAATCATCATTTACACCGGTTAGATAAATATTGAAAACATTTAGGGCATAGAAAATTCACCTGCACGGAAATCCTCTTCTCATTGTATACAGCCTCGCCGGGAACCAAGTTCTTAGTGACAAGAGCATCTTCTTTGCCCTTAGCAATAAACACTCCTTGGTGTCTGTGGGGTTCGACGACGACCCTATTCCCTCCTTTCATTCCACCACCGCGACCACCACGGCCCCTTCCACCGCCACGGCCACCACCTCGTCCGCCGAAGCCACGGCCTCTCCCACCGCCGTCTccacctcttcctcctcctcctcctcttcctcttccccgTCCTCCATCACTTCGTCCCCTGAATCCACCCCCACCTCGACCTACAAGTCAGTGGAAATGATGAGATTCGCAGTACAACTACTTAAAATgcaggaagatgaagaactggACAAGATAGAAACAAGAGATTGGATGTAACAGATAGCTTACCTCTTGGGGGTCTCATCGCTGTGGCTTCGAGTGGGATGAGCAGAGGATGATTTGCAGAAGCGGGAAAAGATGGGAAACGTTCGCAGCTTTGAGAAAGAGATGTCGACGAAGGCTTAAATATCTTTCGTCTAAcctgtttttagggttttagaagTAAACCCTAGCCAGACCGTCTGATctgtttctagggttttagagagTGAAGGATTAAAGTTTTCTGGAGTGAAGTACACCTAAACCAGACGGTCCAGATTGCGAGTACACTCCTCCAGTAACAGAAATCTATGACGGAACCCAAATCTACGATCGATATGAACTTTCGTTAGCCTCATACAGTACACTACATACCACCATGTCGTAAAGCAACTTCTCTGGGGTCTGGACTGCTACACGCCTCAACTAGTGAGCCCTCTGGCCCCTCTTTGCTAGGgctgcaagtttggccctgtgAGGCTAGACGTGCGCTGATCCCGAATCCCCGAACAGTGCTTGGGCTGGAATTTTGAAGCCCAAGGCCAGGTGCGAGCCGAGGTTGAGGTCTTGGCCTGAGACTGGCCTAGCCAGCCGGGCACTGTTTTTAACAATATTGTAAGTTATGGTATGCCCTCCGTTATGCTCACTTCTTCTTATGTTTTTGATAATCAAGTGTGTCCCCACATTTTTTGGGGTGGGAATAGTCTTTGCGGTCCCACAAATTATTTCTACCCTGAAGAGAGTGTAGGTaaggtaagggtgtcaacctATACCGAAAACTGAAAACTAAAACTGATACCATACCAAATTATCAGTATCGAATCATACTGAATTAATTTGGTACGATATCAATATGAGGTTCTTGTACCGAGACTATTTGATAGGGTATTGGTATGGGATATGACTTAAAAAATATACTATGCCGTATCAAATATCGAACCGAACAAATTTGGTATTGTATCGATATGAGGTTCCTATACCAAATCACTATTCGGTTCGGTATCATTATGGGTATATATGGCTTGTACCATACCGAATATCGATACTAtaccgaattgacacccttaaatacaggggtgtcaaaacctagccgaATAGATAAAATCGATCGAAACTGACCGATAAACCCTTCGGGATTGGTTGAAAATCGATCAAAGCCGAATCGACCAATAACTAAATCGAATGAAACCAATATAAAAAAACGAtgatgagattataaattggtgaattaattatctatttttttacaACATTAGTGATAATGTTTGTTGTGTTGAGGGGAATTaatacaaatcaatgaatatgaggttatAATTAAATAGGGaaatttgtaaattataataatgttttccattgatttccttgatcactatacaaaattaggtagatagttaaataaattattgaataatatagttcattttgtgatttcaatattaattatcttcttAGGCCCTCTCTGgtatcaattttttgttttcttgttttttttttttttttttccttacctATCTAACAAAactcattaatgattttttttttttttttgtcaaaacataaaaatggtttgataactattcaataaaaatgattttttgtgacaaatagtttggtatccctAATGtgcaaaatggtattttgaaGAGATGGGTGAAGGTTTGAagaaatggatgaagagatgctcccttcacccatcttccttatAACTCTTTCTCTCCACTTTTGACTGAAGAAGGTGgggggcaaggggcttggatatctaattaaaaagcaaatgactactCTACCCCTTCATGTGAGATTTTAAGCACGTGTTCATTGAAGTTCAGTGCAAAAAcaaattgaaaatcaaatttgatcaacacacataaatgactttttatctctttttggtttttgtgttttgtaaaaaaaaaaaatttaatagaaacatgctccataaatgataccaaatgcaactaatattgtttttttttttttttaacaaaaataaaaaataaaaataatatcaaagagggccttaataattagttatccattggttttaatattagttatcttatCCTTAAAATGATGAACCATGATTTactcataaatttaaagttgtTTCATTGAATATTTCATAATTACAAGTCATGAatataagatttcattatggttcaaactCAATATAAACTGATTTAAACCGTTATTAACCCAACATTGAAAAtcgaaataaatcgaaaccaaacgggaccaaaaccaaaactgacaaaaaactgaagttccttaacaaattggttttgatctccctcat
It encodes the following:
- the LOC122087663 gene encoding rRNA 2'-O-methyltransferase fibrillarin 2-like encodes the protein MRPPRGRGGGGFRGRSDGGRGRGRGGGGGRGGDGGGRGRGFGGRGGGRGGGRGRGGRGGGMKGGNRVVVEPHRHQGVFIAKGKEDALVTKNLVPGEAVYNEKRISVQNEDGTKVEYRIWNPFRSKLAAAILGGVDNVWIVPGARVLYLGAASGTTVSHVSDIVGPTGVVYAVEFSHRSGRDLVNMAKKRTNIIPIIEDARHPAKYRMLVGMVDVIFSDVAQPDQARILSLNASYFLKNEGHFIISIKANCIDSTVPAEAVFAQEVKKLQENQFKPSEQVTLEPFERDHACVVGGYRMPKKQKVAS